One Manduca sexta isolate Smith_Timp_Sample1 chromosome 26, JHU_Msex_v1.0, whole genome shotgun sequence genomic region harbors:
- the LOC115444903 gene encoding probable tubulin polyglutamylase TTLL2 — MEGSFDNDDPFIYRLNDSGSGPNLLVKVCAERGWRMYQGYSGSEERWNLWWRSSAFPAACYKTLGDWQFMNHIPKGGSICRKDNLSRLLRCMRRIYGPIYDFSPPCYHLPLEYAKLVSECSRLRRDEGAASNNVVWIHKPVAQSQGRGIFLFRSVCEMSCGTAAVVQRYIERPLLIAGYKFDLRLYVCVPSYRPLTAYMYAEGLARFGTDKYTLSDIHNPYRHLTNSSLNKTGPRYAECKDRIGSGCKWTLKQVRRALVGRWGAVEWLAWQRIRALVTLTLLAQATGTPPVRNCFEFYGFDVLLDDALKPWLLEVNLSPALAADCEADITVKQPMLHELFDLLGLPMKHTGLSLLRGPPMTSCSSEDESGAPRVVNSRAVTAAPRRGPRRRRRRLLPMHCVTLQPPMADKVMDLSDKNKELSSGRPYKSPSEPGTETTDVQSTSSVSITPSEAIDESWRGGYATAATRRRIMSACSWGNGVRWDRAIGRVGQWVRIYPHILASDDQVPMEDVRESVAQVSKFVRAAREVSRESGRDSLASRDAARDTVFEAALRKKLECGHQLQVWHPPF; from the exons ATGGAGGGAAGTTTTGATAATGATGACCCGTTTATTTATCGGCTCAACGATAGTGGATCTGGACCTAATCTTCTCGTGAAG GTGTGTGCGGAGCGCGGATGGCGCATGTACCAGGGCTACAGCGGAAGTGAGGAGAGGTGGAATCTTTGGTGGAGGTCCAGCGCCTTTCCTGCCGCATGCTATAAAACGCTTGGAGATTGGCAG TTTATGAATCACATACCAAAAGGCGGATCCATTTGCCGAAAAGATAACCTGTCGCGTCTCCTGCGCTGTATGAGAAGGATATACGGACCTATTTATGATTTCAG tcCCCCCTGCTATCATTTGCCTTTGGAGTATGCAAAGCTGGTTTCGGAATGTTCGCGACTTCGCCGCGATGAAGGTGCCGCGAGCAACAACGTGGTGTGGATTCATAAACCCGTCGCACAGAGCCAAGGAAGAGGCATCTTCTTGTTTCGA AGCGTGTGCGAGATGAGTTGCGGCACCGCTGCGGTGGTGCAGCGGTACATCGAGCGGCCGCTGCTGATCGCCGGCTACAAGTTTGACCTGCGGCTGTATGTGTGCGTGCCGAGCTACCGTCCGCTCACGGCGTACATGTACGCCGAGGGACTCGCCAGATTCG GCACCGACAAATATACTTTGTCTGACATCCACAACCCATACAGACATCTGACAAATTCTTCATTGAATAAGACCGGCCCAAGATACGCTGAGTGTAAGGACAGAATAGGAAGCG GTTGTAAGTGGACCCTGAAGCAAGTTCGCCGGGCTCTCGTCGGAAGATGGGGCGCGGTGGAGTGGCTAGCGTGGCAGCGCATCAGGGCGCTCGTGACGCTCACACTCCTCGCCCAGGCGACCGGCACGCCTCCCGTGAGGAACTGTTTCGAGTTCTATGGGTTCGACGTGCTGCTCGATGATGCTCTCAAGCCGTGGTTGTTGGAG GTAAACCTATCTCCAGCATTAGCGGCTGACTGTGAGGCGGACATCACGGTCAAGCAGCCGATGTTGCACGAGCTCTTCGATCTGCTGGGGCTACCCATGAAGCACACTGGTCTCTCATTACTGCGGGGACCACCTATGACTAG TTGCAGTTCCGAAGATGAGAGCGGTGCTCCCCGCGTTGTGAACTCCCGCGCGGTGactgcagcgccgcgccgtggcCCGAGGCGCCGGCGCAGGCGGCTGCTGCCCATGCACTGCGTCACGCTGCAGCCACCCATGGCGGATAAAGTTATG GATTTATcggataaaaataaagaattgagTAGCGGCCGGCCGTACAAGTCGCCCTCTGAGCCTGGCACCGAGACCACCGACGTGCAG TCAACGTCAAGCGTGTCCATAACACCATCGGAGGCGATAGACGAGAGTTGGCGCGGCGGATACGCGACCGCCGCCACGCGCCGCCGGATAATGAGCGCCTGCTCTTGGGGCAATGGAGTGCGCTGGGACCGCGCCATAGGACGCGTCGGCCAGTGGGTGCGGATATATCCGCATATTCTGGCTTCTGACGATCAA GTTCCGATGGAAGACGTCCGTGAAAGCGTAGCACAAGTGTCGAAGTTTGTGCGAGCAGCGAGAGAAGTGAGTCGTGAGAGCGGGCGCGACTCGCTCGCTTCTAGAGACGCGGCGCGGGACACTGTTTTCGAAGCCGCACTCAGAAAGAAACTTGAGTGCGGACATCAGCTCCAAGTGTGGCATCCGCCGTTCTGA
- the LOC115444900 gene encoding putative odorant receptor 19b — MDTKTKPFDSFKAVYKILIWTGFYIRPYEQNSYPNHATNLRIECLMIEIPQLNLFVKLLTFLVYSSRVDKINEVLNDPIFAANGRENEKYLLKNIKEMHRLSKIMNIFVTIAAVCWLASNVVQRLRDESTVIPFYVPFKTDTWSKYILLCLIQNILPLFWVGYGHLSLDCLVTTYYAQAQVQLKMIKHNLKHLFDETSLNKSSGLYDDVTEKKLYKKFVYYVKRYERLVWYITEVNGVFNPSMTFQFLTSSITMCIVIYEMSETSVLSMEFIFLMVLLVILLIQVFLYCYYGNLVRHESESMNTCLYESEWTSSSPRFRRAMLIAMARWSKPMTTRVARIIPLALDTFISIIKFSYTLYTVMSSNKDK; from the exons ATGGACACGAAAACGAAACCATTTGATTCGTTTAAagctgtttataaaattttaatatggacAGGATTTTATATACGTCCGTATGAACAGAACAGTTAC CCAAACCATGCCACTAATCTTCGGATAGAGTGTCTGATGATAGAAATACCTCAACTAAATTTATTTGTGAAACTTCTCACGTTTTTAGTATACAGTTCAAGAGTTGACAAGATTAACGAAGTACTTAATG ATCCAATTTTTGCTGCAAACGGAAGAGAAAATGAGaaatatttgttgaaaaatattaaggaaATGCATCGTCTGtcaaaaataatgaacataTTCGTAACAATCGCGGCGGTGTGCTGGCTTGCGTCGAATGTTGTTCAGAGGCTCAGGGATGAATCAACTGTAATCCCTTTTTATGTGCCATTCAAAACTGACACCTGGTCtaa GTACATCCTTCTATgtctaatacaaaatatattgcccTTATTTTGGGTAGGGTATGGCCATCTATCATTAGACTGTCTGGTTACAACTTATTATGCTCAGGCTCAAGTGCAGCTGAAGATGATTAAACACAACTTGAAGCATTTGTTTGACGAGACTAGTTTGAACAAATCCAGTGGTTTATACGACGATGTGACTGAAAAGAAATTGTATAAGAAGTTTGTGTATTATGTAAAACGATATGAGAGACTTGTTTG GTATATTACTGAAGTAAACGGCGTTTTCAACCCATCGATGACATTTCAGTTCCTGACGTCATCAATCACCATGTGCATAGTAATTTATGAGATGAGCGAG aCTTCTGTACTTTCTatggaatttatatttctaatggTATTGCTTGTTATTCTGTTGATTCAAGTATTTCTTTACTGTTATTATGGAAATCTGGTGAGGCATGAG AGCGAGTCAATGAACACATGTTTGTACGAAAGCGAGTGGACGTCGTCATCTCCTCGGTTCCGTCGGGCGATGCTGATTGCCATGGCGCGGTGGTCAAAGCCTATGACCACGCGAGTGGCTCGAATCATACCGTTGGCTCTTGACACTTTTATTtct